Proteins encoded within one genomic window of Acidihalobacter prosperus:
- the bufB gene encoding MNIO family bufferin maturase, whose amino-acid sequence MNAPSSNAGAPIPAKAGVGLRAEYEREIVEAGTQAAWLEAHSENYFGPGGRPLRNLRVLAERYPISLHGVGLGLGNAAPLDDDHLERLRRLVRLVQPALISEHLCWNAHAGQHFNDLLPLPYTEEAVDHVAARVRQLQDALGRRILVENVSSYLEFEDSRLSEWAFVNAVAERADCGILLDVNNLYVNACNHGYSALDFVNAVDAARVGEIHLAGHTRRMLDDGQVILIDTHDQPVCEAVWQLYRETLERLGPRPTLIEWDADLPPLAVLEAEAAVAERHLSEVRHAQVG is encoded by the coding sequence ATGAACGCGCCCTCGTCCAACGCAGGCGCTCCGATCCCGGCGAAGGCCGGGGTTGGTCTGCGCGCCGAATACGAACGCGAAATCGTCGAGGCGGGCACGCAGGCCGCCTGGCTGGAAGCCCATAGCGAAAACTACTTCGGCCCCGGCGGACGCCCGCTGCGCAATCTGCGGGTGCTGGCCGAGCGCTATCCGATCAGTCTGCATGGCGTCGGGCTCGGTCTCGGCAATGCCGCGCCGCTGGATGACGATCATCTCGAGCGGTTGCGGCGCCTCGTCCGGCTCGTGCAGCCGGCGCTGATTTCCGAACACCTGTGCTGGAACGCCCATGCCGGTCAGCATTTTAACGATCTGTTGCCCCTGCCCTACACCGAGGAAGCCGTCGATCACGTCGCCGCTCGCGTCCGCCAGCTGCAGGATGCGCTGGGGCGCCGGATTTTGGTCGAAAACGTCTCCAGCTATCTCGAATTCGAGGATTCGCGACTGAGCGAGTGGGCATTCGTCAACGCGGTTGCCGAGCGCGCCGACTGCGGCATTCTGCTCGACGTCAACAATCTCTACGTCAACGCCTGCAACCACGGTTATTCGGCGCTCGATTTCGTGAACGCGGTCGATGCCGCGCGCGTGGGCGAAATCCACCTTGCCGGCCATACCCGGCGCATGCTTGACGACGGCCAGGTCATACTCATCGATACCCACGACCAGCCCGTGTGCGAGGCAGTCTGGCAGCTATATCGCGAGACCCTCGAACGGCTGGGGCCGCGCCCCACGCTCATCGAATGGGACGCCGATTTGCCGCCGCTGGCGGTGCTTGAGGCCGAAGCGGCGGTCGCCGAACGCCACCTTTCGGAGGTGCGCCATGCCCAAGTTGGCTGA
- a CDS encoding BufA1 family periplasmic bufferin-type metallophore, translated as MSTHHKQVLKMAVAAVFASAALTTFNTAFAASGPKMVKCFGVNAAHRNDCKTATGSCAGTDPNARDPNAFILVPQGVCGMIAGGTTHPSKVALKREQAFHHKLMEMSPEKRMQTERMLHMKQARLHKESGS; from the coding sequence ATGAGCACGCATCACAAACAGGTATTGAAAATGGCCGTTGCCGCCGTGTTCGCATCCGCCGCACTGACCACCTTCAATACCGCCTTTGCCGCCAGCGGCCCGAAGATGGTCAAATGCTTCGGCGTCAACGCGGCCCACCGCAATGACTGCAAGACCGCCACCGGCTCCTGCGCGGGCACCGATCCGAATGCCCGCGATCCGAATGCCTTCATTCTCGTGCCCCAGGGCGTTTGCGGCATGATCGCCGGCGGCACCACGCACCCCAGCAAGGTCGCCCTCAAACGCGAGCAGGCGTTTCATCACAAACTGATGGAGATGTCACCGGAAAAACGCATGCAGACCGAGCGGATGCTGCACATGAAGCAGGCCCGGCTGCACAAGGAGAGCGGCTCCTGA
- a CDS encoding GntR family transcriptional regulator — MGQASGPDFRPLYSQIKALLTERLAAGEWPPGQALPSETALAQEYGVSQGTLRKALNEMEAERLVDRRQGKGTFAAKHSAARSLFQFFLLVGENGERQLPESRTLECLAGKADRDERDALELKVGAPVTRIIRVRHLRERPVIYERITVPGELFPDLQCGKDGEVTNTLYDMYEARYGVTVVRARERLRAVAAGESEAGLLGLPVGSPLLEIHRVAFNISKHPVELRISRCSTAHHYYLSELD; from the coding sequence ATGGGACAAGCCAGCGGACCGGACTTCCGCCCTCTTTACAGCCAGATCAAGGCTCTGCTCACGGAACGCCTCGCCGCCGGCGAGTGGCCGCCCGGGCAGGCCTTGCCCAGCGAAACCGCACTGGCCCAGGAATACGGCGTTAGCCAGGGCACCTTGCGCAAGGCCTTGAACGAAATGGAGGCCGAGCGGCTGGTCGACCGGCGCCAAGGCAAGGGCACCTTCGCCGCCAAGCACAGCGCCGCACGCTCGCTGTTCCAGTTCTTCCTGCTGGTCGGGGAGAACGGCGAGCGGCAGCTGCCCGAAAGCCGTACCCTGGAATGTCTCGCCGGCAAGGCGGATCGTGACGAGCGGGACGCGCTTGAGCTAAAGGTCGGCGCGCCGGTGACGCGCATCATCCGGGTCCGCCATCTCCGCGAGCGGCCGGTCATATACGAGCGCATCACGGTCCCCGGCGAGCTGTTCCCCGACCTGCAGTGCGGCAAGGACGGCGAGGTCACCAATACGCTCTACGACATGTACGAGGCGCGTTACGGCGTGACCGTGGTGCGTGCGCGCGAGCGCCTGCGCGCGGTGGCCGCGGGCGAGAGCGAAGCGGGACTGCTCGGCCTGCCCGTCGGTTCGCCGTTGCTGGAGATCCATCGGGTAGCCTTCAATATCAGCAAACACCCGGTCGAACTGCGCATCAGCCGTTGCAGCACCGCCCATCACTACTATCTGAGCGAGCTGGACTGA
- a CDS encoding SAF domain-containing protein, translated as MATHFLVHNKADRVGVVVVEGVKAGQPLTGWLLENDTTLNIEAKDDIPLGHKIALVDVNEHDTIIEYEHDIGRAVARIGKGHHVHVHNIKTKRW; from the coding sequence ATGGCAACCCACTTTCTGGTGCACAACAAGGCCGACCGGGTCGGCGTGGTCGTGGTGGAGGGCGTCAAGGCCGGCCAGCCGCTGACCGGCTGGCTGCTCGAAAACGACACGACCTTGAACATCGAAGCCAAGGATGACATCCCGCTTGGACACAAAATCGCACTGGTGGACGTGAACGAGCACGACACCATCATCGAATACGAGCACGACATCGGTCGGGCCGTCGCGCGCATCGGCAAGGGGCATCACGTACACGTGCACAACATCAAGACGAAACGGTGGTAA
- a CDS encoding UxaA family hydrolase: MANSDLSFMGYRRENGRVGVRNHVVILPLDDLSNAACEAVANNIKGTMALPHPYGRLQFGADLELHFRTLIGTGSNPNVAAVVVIGIEPGWTQRVVEGIRLTGKPVEGFAIEEHGDINTIARASRTAKEMVQWATEKQRERCGIDELWISMKCGESDTTSGLASNPTMGNLVDKLVPLGANICFGETSELTGAEEVCAARAVDDEVRRKFLKTWNDYNDFINRHKTDDLSESQPTKGNIAGGLSTIEEKAFGNLAKIGKNTPFIDVLEPAETPAKGPGLYFMDTSSAAAECITLQCAAGYVVHLFTTGQGNIIGNPVEPVIKLSANPRTVRTMSEHIDLDVSGILRREMNLDQAGDALIETMLRTCNGRSTSAEALGHREFVLTKLYRSA, from the coding sequence ATGGCAAATTCCGATCTGAGCTTTATGGGTTACCGGCGTGAAAATGGCCGAGTCGGCGTCCGCAACCATGTCGTCATCCTGCCGTTGGATGATCTTTCCAACGCCGCCTGCGAGGCCGTGGCGAACAACATCAAGGGCACGATGGCGCTGCCGCACCCCTACGGACGGCTGCAGTTCGGCGCGGATCTGGAGCTACATTTCCGCACCCTGATCGGCACCGGCTCCAATCCCAACGTGGCGGCGGTGGTGGTGATCGGCATCGAGCCGGGCTGGACCCAGCGCGTGGTCGAGGGCATCCGACTGACCGGCAAGCCGGTCGAGGGTTTCGCCATCGAGGAGCATGGCGACATCAACACCATTGCGCGCGCCTCGCGCACGGCCAAGGAGATGGTGCAATGGGCGACGGAAAAACAGCGCGAGCGCTGCGGCATCGACGAGCTGTGGATATCGATGAAATGCGGCGAGTCGGACACCACCTCCGGCCTCGCCTCGAACCCGACCATGGGCAATCTGGTCGACAAGCTGGTACCGCTCGGCGCCAACATCTGTTTCGGCGAAACATCGGAGCTGACCGGCGCGGAGGAGGTCTGCGCGGCACGCGCGGTCGATGACGAGGTCAGACGCAAATTCCTCAAGACCTGGAACGACTACAACGACTTCATCAATCGCCACAAGACCGACGATCTGTCCGAATCGCAACCGACCAAGGGCAACATCGCTGGCGGTCTCTCCACCATCGAGGAAAAGGCCTTCGGCAATCTGGCCAAGATCGGCAAGAACACACCGTTCATCGACGTGCTGGAGCCCGCCGAGACGCCCGCCAAGGGACCTGGCCTGTACTTCATGGACACCTCGTCGGCGGCGGCCGAATGCATCACCCTGCAGTGCGCCGCGGGCTACGTGGTGCATCTGTTCACTACGGGTCAGGGCAACATCATCGGCAATCCGGTCGAGCCCGTTATCAAGCTCAGCGCCAATCCGCGCACGGTGCGCACCATGTCCGAACATATCGATCTCGACGTTTCCGGCATCCTGCGCCGTGAAATGAATTTGGATCAGGCCGGCGACGCCTTGATCGAGACGATGCTGCGCACCTGCAACGGGCGGTCGACCTCGGCCGAAGCCCTGGGTCATCGCGAGTTCGTGCTCACCAAGCTGTATCGGAGCGCCTGA
- a CDS encoding succinate dehydrogenase/fumarate reductase iron-sulfur subunit: MAETDMLEVSIWRGNEAGDFVGYRVPRHDNQTVLDVVTHVQRHIDPSLSYRFACRVGVCGSCAMSVNGVPRWTCRTHVRRVASDLRLRIAPLRNLPVIKDLAVDMRPFFVKWRRARGYFISTATREDAFARVRPDSPRRRQADQGIECINCAVCYAACDVVAWKPDYLGPAALNRAWTLVNDERDEHRDLHLHAVAAEGGCLSCHSQQGCLKHCPMGLNPAAGIAGLKRAVSGALLRGEL, translated from the coding sequence ATGGCTGAAACGGACATGCTGGAGGTATCGATCTGGCGCGGCAACGAAGCCGGCGACTTCGTCGGCTATCGCGTGCCTCGGCACGACAATCAGACGGTGCTGGACGTGGTCACTCACGTTCAGCGCCACATCGATCCGAGCCTATCCTACCGCTTCGCCTGCCGAGTCGGCGTTTGCGGCTCCTGTGCGATGAGCGTCAACGGCGTACCGCGATGGACCTGTCGCACCCACGTCCGCCGCGTGGCGTCTGATCTTCGTCTGCGCATCGCGCCGTTGCGCAACCTGCCGGTGATCAAGGATCTGGCCGTGGACATGCGGCCTTTTTTCGTCAAGTGGCGGCGGGCACGGGGCTACTTCATCTCCACCGCCACGCGCGAGGACGCCTTTGCGCGCGTGCGCCCGGATTCGCCGCGGCGGCGTCAGGCCGATCAAGGCATCGAGTGCATCAACTGCGCGGTCTGTTATGCCGCCTGCGACGTGGTGGCGTGGAAACCCGATTATCTCGGGCCCGCCGCCCTCAACCGCGCCTGGACCTTGGTAAACGACGAACGCGATGAACATCGCGATCTGCATCTGCACGCCGTGGCGGCCGAAGGCGGCTGTCTGAGCTGCCACAGTCAGCAGGGCTGCCTGAAACATTGCCCGATGGGCCTGAACCCTGCTGCCGGCATTGCCGGACTCAAGCGCGCGGTGTCGGGTGCATTGCTGCGAGGCGAGTTGTGA
- a CDS encoding succinate dehydrogenase, cytochrome b556 subunit translates to MSAGTRLRRHASYRAFIVHRLSGLLLGVFLPIHLWVLASVVASTAGGHAPDWASNPWVRFGEGGLALLLSMHLAGGLRLLAIEFLPWRDWQKTAISVAVGASVLVALSYLLRAF, encoded by the coding sequence ATGAGCGCCGGCACCCGATTGCGCCGGCACGCAAGCTACCGGGCGTTCATCGTGCACCGACTGTCAGGCCTGCTGCTTGGTGTGTTCCTACCCATTCATCTCTGGGTGCTGGCCAGCGTCGTCGCGTCCACGGCAGGCGGGCATGCGCCGGACTGGGCGAGCAATCCCTGGGTCCGCTTCGGCGAGGGCGGGTTGGCCCTGCTGCTGTCGATGCATTTGGCCGGCGGGCTTCGCCTGCTGGCGATCGAGTTTCTGCCCTGGCGCGATTGGCAGAAAACCGCGATTTCCGTGGCGGTGGGCGCGTCCGTGCTGGTCGCCCTGAGCTATCTCCTGAGGGCATTTTGA
- a CDS encoding ABC transporter substrate-binding protein, producing the protein MQKHGKEKHMRAVRLGAAFLAGAIALGLSGASGAETVRFAQQYGVGYLPLMVMRHNHLIQKYAAQSGIHDVKITWSTFGGGAAMNAALLSGNLDFASGGVGPLLKIWDKTQGIYDVHGVAALNSLPNLLNTTNPNVHSIADFTDKDRIALPAVKVSIQAITLQMAAAKEWGDKHYDKLDHLTVSMKHPDAMAALLSGGGQIDAHFTSPPYSVEELADPKVHTVLSSYQVLGGKSTFNTLWASAKYRKEHPKMFDAVFKALQAADRFIKAHPEEAAQIYIEEAHSKLPKKLIVSIITNPENEFTTTPKNIMKYADFMYKTGSIKHLPKSWKDVFFKNVWNEPGS; encoded by the coding sequence ATGCAAAAGCATGGGAAGGAGAAGCACATGCGTGCCGTCAGGCTGGGGGCGGCGTTTTTGGCCGGTGCCATCGCGCTGGGCCTGAGCGGCGCATCCGGGGCAGAAACCGTCCGTTTCGCGCAGCAGTATGGCGTCGGCTACCTGCCGCTGATGGTCATGCGCCACAACCATCTGATCCAGAAATACGCCGCGCAGTCGGGCATTCACGACGTCAAGATCACCTGGTCGACCTTCGGCGGCGGCGCGGCCATGAACGCGGCGCTGCTGTCAGGCAATCTGGATTTCGCCTCCGGCGGCGTGGGCCCGCTGCTCAAGATCTGGGACAAGACCCAGGGCATCTACGACGTGCACGGCGTGGCCGCGCTCAACAGTCTGCCGAACCTGCTCAACACCACCAATCCGAACGTCCACAGCATCGCCGATTTCACCGACAAGGACCGCATCGCCCTGCCGGCGGTCAAGGTATCGATCCAGGCAATCACGCTGCAGATGGCCGCGGCTAAGGAATGGGGCGACAAGCATTACGACAAGCTCGACCATCTCACCGTCTCGATGAAGCATCCCGACGCCATGGCCGCGCTGCTCAGCGGCGGCGGCCAGATCGACGCGCATTTCACCTCGCCGCCTTATTCGGTCGAGGAATTGGCCGACCCGAAGGTGCACACCGTGCTGAGTTCGTATCAGGTGCTCGGCGGCAAGTCGACCTTCAATACCCTGTGGGCCTCGGCGAAATACCGCAAGGAGCATCCGAAGATGTTCGACGCGGTGTTCAAGGCGCTACAGGCGGCGGACCGGTTCATCAAGGCACATCCGGAGGAGGCCGCGCAAATCTACATCGAAGAGGCGCATTCCAAGCTGCCGAAAAAACTCATCGTTTCGATCATCACCAACCCCGAAAACGAATTCACCACCACGCCGAAAAACATCATGAAGTACGCCGACTTCATGTACAAAACCGGCTCCATCAAACATCTGCCCAAATCCTGGAAGGACGTGTTCTTCAAAAACGTCTGGAACGAGCCGGGCAGCTGA
- a CDS encoding ABC transporter ATP-binding protein, with protein sequence METMLDRSGDRGGIGGAAIPQPLLNVCDTTLQYKTKRQIVTATYEVDFQVFPADRFVLLGPSGCGKSTLLKAVGGFLSPVSGRIEINGVAVDRPGPDRMMVFQEFDQLLPWKTVIENIEFPMVTSHKYTPEEARERAETFLEKVNLSKFRDAYPHTLSGGMKQRVAIARGMAMGPAILLMDEPFAALDALTRLKMQQELLQLWDELHFTVLFVTHSIQEAIILGTRILVLSPHPGQVRAEINAHEYSHENQTCDGFKALQQRIHDMLFAESAHIAGIRPQKGLAHDA encoded by the coding sequence ATGGAAACCATGCTGGACAGGAGTGGCGATCGTGGCGGCATCGGCGGTGCGGCAATCCCGCAACCGCTGCTCAACGTGTGCGACACCACACTGCAGTACAAGACCAAGCGGCAGATCGTGACCGCCACCTACGAAGTGGACTTCCAGGTGTTCCCGGCCGACCGCTTCGTGCTGCTCGGGCCATCGGGCTGCGGCAAATCCACCTTGCTCAAGGCCGTCGGCGGCTTTCTGTCGCCCGTTTCCGGGCGCATCGAAATCAACGGCGTCGCGGTCGATCGGCCGGGACCCGACCGCATGATGGTCTTCCAGGAATTCGATCAGCTGCTGCCCTGGAAAACAGTGATCGAGAATATCGAGTTTCCGATGGTCACCAGCCACAAATACACCCCTGAGGAGGCCCGCGAACGCGCGGAAACCTTCCTCGAGAAGGTCAATCTGTCCAAATTCCGCGACGCCTATCCGCATACGCTTTCCGGCGGCATGAAACAGCGCGTCGCCATCGCGCGGGGCATGGCGATGGGGCCGGCCATCCTGTTGATGGACGAACCCTTCGCGGCGCTGGACGCGCTCACGCGCCTGAAAATGCAGCAGGAGCTGCTGCAGCTCTGGGACGAACTGCACTTCACGGTGCTGTTCGTCACCCATTCGATCCAGGAGGCCATCATCCTGGGCACGCGCATCCTGGTCCTGTCGCCGCATCCCGGCCAGGTGCGGGCGGAAATCAATGCGCATGAGTACTCGCACGAAAATCAGACTTGCGACGGATTCAAGGCGCTGCAGCAGCGCATCCACGACATGCTGTTCGCCGAAAGCGCGCACATCGCCGGCATCCGGCCGCAGAAGGGGCTGGCGCATGACGCATAA
- a CDS encoding ABC transporter permease: MTHKPVTDTPPVREEFEREPQSLGEIGEISRSLSWWQRVKDITIVRRLFILVLLAAIWQGYTMWLHNPLLFPTFSATIEAFWQALVSGPLLLRAWNSVATLLMGYGLGVFIALILTTTAVLTRFGEDLLSTLTAMLSPLPAIALLPLALIWFGLGQGSIVFVLVHAVLWAVAVNMLSGFVSVSETLRMAGKNYGLRGWRYVIRLLIPAAFPSILSGLKIGWMFAWRTEIAAELVFGATSSSGGIGWYIFENQNELQTAAVFAGLLTVILIGLLVEGIVFRTIEVHTVRKWGMQR, translated from the coding sequence ATGACGCATAAACCGGTCACCGATACGCCGCCTGTGCGCGAGGAATTCGAGCGCGAACCGCAGTCGCTGGGCGAAATCGGCGAGATTTCGCGCTCGCTGTCGTGGTGGCAGCGGGTCAAGGACATCACCATTGTGCGCCGTCTGTTCATCCTCGTGCTGCTGGCCGCGATCTGGCAGGGCTACACGATGTGGCTGCACAACCCGCTGCTGTTCCCGACCTTCAGCGCCACCATCGAGGCCTTCTGGCAGGCACTGGTATCCGGCCCGTTGCTGCTGCGCGCGTGGAATTCGGTCGCCACCCTGCTGATGGGGTACGGCCTCGGCGTGTTCATTGCGCTGATACTGACGACCACGGCCGTGCTCACGCGTTTCGGCGAGGATCTGCTGAGCACGCTGACGGCAATGCTCAGCCCGCTGCCCGCGATCGCTCTGCTGCCACTGGCGCTGATCTGGTTCGGACTGGGGCAAGGCAGCATCGTGTTCGTGCTGGTGCACGCGGTGCTCTGGGCCGTGGCCGTGAACATGCTGAGCGGCTTCGTGTCGGTGAGCGAAACCCTGCGCATGGCCGGCAAGAACTACGGCCTGCGCGGCTGGCGCTATGTGATCCGGCTGCTGATCCCGGCCGCGTTTCCGTCGATCCTGTCGGGCCTGAAGATTGGCTGGATGTTCGCCTGGCGCACCGAAATCGCAGCCGAACTGGTGTTCGGCGCCACGTCCAGCTCCGGCGGCATCGGCTGGTACATCTTCGAGAACCAGAACGAGCTGCAGACCGCGGCGGTGTTCGCCGGCCTGCTGACCGTGATTCTGATCGGCCTGCTGGTCGAGGGCATCGTGTTCAGGACCATCGAGGTGCATACGGTCCGCAAGTGGGGCATGCAGCGATGA
- a CDS encoding fumarate hydratase, whose protein sequence is MNLYPAAVEEMARALYIRALKQLPDDVKQGIERLRAEEGHAGARRVLDTMIHNIEVAEDTRNLLCQDTGLPIYNVLIGRDVVFDGVDIKDAITTGCRRATHEHPLRSSVVHPLTRLNDHTSTGRRVPVIHFDFDDAPERVRIEMIPKGSGSENGSWLRMCLPAEGVDAIKTFVIDRVLEAGGKVCPPTIVGVGIGGTSDLCMHLAKVAATRPLGSTCADEEGARLEQALGAAVNALGIGPQGLGGDATAFAVHVETAATHITLNPVAVNIQCHSARRASATLTPDGIAFGF, encoded by the coding sequence ATGAACCTGTATCCGGCGGCCGTCGAGGAAATGGCGCGGGCGCTGTACATCCGCGCGCTCAAGCAGCTGCCGGACGACGTCAAGCAGGGCATCGAGCGCCTGCGCGCGGAAGAGGGTCACGCCGGCGCGCGGCGCGTGCTCGACACCATGATCCACAACATCGAGGTCGCGGAGGACACCCGCAATCTGCTCTGCCAGGACACCGGACTGCCGATCTACAACGTCCTGATCGGACGCGACGTGGTGTTCGACGGCGTGGACATCAAGGACGCCATCACCACCGGCTGCCGGCGCGCGACCCACGAGCATCCGCTGCGGTCGTCGGTGGTGCACCCGCTCACCCGACTCAACGACCACACCAGCACCGGCCGCCGAGTGCCGGTGATCCATTTCGACTTTGACGACGCGCCCGAACGGGTGCGCATCGAGATGATCCCCAAGGGCAGCGGCTCGGAGAACGGTTCCTGGCTGCGCATGTGCCTGCCGGCCGAGGGCGTGGATGCGATCAAGACCTTCGTGATCGACCGCGTGCTGGAAGCGGGCGGCAAGGTATGTCCGCCGACCATCGTCGGTGTCGGCATCGGCGGCACCTCGGACCTGTGCATGCATCTGGCCAAGGTCGCGGCGACGCGGCCGCTGGGCAGTACGTGCGCGGACGAGGAGGGCGCCCGCCTCGAACAGGCACTCGGTGCGGCGGTGAACGCGCTGGGTATTGGTCCGCAGGGCCTTGGCGGGGATGCCACCGCCTTTGCCGTGCACGTCGAAACGGCCGCCACGCACATCACGCTCAATCCGGTCGCGGTCAACATCCAGTGTCACTCGGCGCGACGCGCCTCCGCGACCCTGACCCCCGACGGCATTGCATTCGGATTCTGA
- a CDS encoding fumarate hydratase C-terminal domain-containing protein, which translates to MAHFELNTPVPEAQIRALRLCDTISLSGSLFGIRDATQIHLFDRGRETRFDLAGHAVIHTAPNVRRVPRCPEYPAGYAPVCIGTTTSARMERFTRPLLGQYGVRMIIGKGGLLRDSLQAFAELGGVYLAIVGGTAALETTWIEAIEDVDLDDLNPESLWRFRVRDFGPLMVAMDSHGGSLYDQVRDDAAARREAALATMGVHT; encoded by the coding sequence ATGGCCCATTTCGAGCTGAACACGCCGGTGCCCGAGGCGCAAATCAGGGCGCTGCGGCTGTGCGACACGATCTCCCTGAGCGGCAGCCTGTTCGGCATCCGCGACGCCACGCAGATCCATCTGTTCGATCGTGGTCGGGAAACCCGGTTCGACCTCGCCGGCCATGCCGTCATACATACCGCGCCCAACGTGCGCCGCGTGCCGCGTTGTCCCGAATACCCCGCTGGCTACGCGCCGGTCTGCATCGGCACCACCACCAGCGCGCGCATGGAACGATTCACGCGCCCACTGCTCGGTCAATACGGCGTACGCATGATCATCGGCAAGGGTGGCCTGCTGCGAGATTCGCTACAGGCCTTCGCCGAACTGGGCGGCGTCTACCTCGCCATCGTCGGCGGCACCGCCGCGCTGGAAACCACCTGGATCGAGGCGATCGAGGATGTCGATCTGGACGATCTCAATCCCGAAAGCCTGTGGCGATTCCGCGTACGCGACTTCGGTCCGCTGATGGTGGCCATGGACAGTCACGGCGGCAGCCTTTACGACCAGGTGCGCGACGACGCGGCGGCACGGCGCGAGGCCGCGCTGGCCACGATGGGAGTTCACACTTGA